CCGCTGACGCCGATGGGCGGCACCCCGGCACCGGAACGCGGTCAGGACGAGCGCGGGGCGGGCCGGCCGGCGCGGCCGAGCGAGCCGGGGCAGCCGGACCGGTCCCGGCCGGAGCGGTCCGAGCCGGCGACGGCCCGTTCCGCTCCTCAGGAGCCGGCCCCGGCAACCCCCGCCTCCACAGACCCCGCTTCCACAGACTCCGGGTCCCCGGACCCCGGGTCCGCGACGTCGCCCGCGCCGGCGGCGGCCGAGCGTGAACCGCGGAGTTCCTCCCGGCTCCGGTGGCTGCCCGAACGTCTTCGGCCGACGCCCGGTGACCTGCAGGTGCTGGCCTGGTGGGCGCTGACCCGCGTCGCCATCCTGCTGATCGCGGTGACCGGTCCGTGGCTGTTCCACGGCACCGGCAAGATCCCGAGCTTCTGGGACTCCTGGAAGCAGTGGGACTTCTGGCACTTCGACCGGATCGCGACGTTCGGCTACTTCACGCCCGGCTGGAGCACACCGATCGAGGCGTTCTTCCCCGGCTTCCCGATGGCGTTGCGGCTCGGCATCCTGGTCGGGATTCCCACCGTGGTGGGCGGCCTGCTGGTGTCGTTCGTCGCCGGGGGCGTCGCCGCGGTCGCGCTGGCCCGGCTCGCCGACCGCGAGTGGGGACCGGGCGCGGGGAGGTACGCCGCGGCGATGTGGATGCTGGCGCCGCCCGCGATCTTCCTCGCCGCGCCGTACACCGAGGCGCTGTTCCTCGCCCTGGCGATCCCCGCCTGGCTGTCCGCCCGCCGGGGCACCTGGTGGCTCGCCGCCGTGCTCGCCGCCGGCGCGTGCACGGTCCGGGTGTCGGGCATCTTCCTGGTCGTCGCGCTGGCCGTGGAGTTCCTCACCTCCGGGCGCCGGCAGCGGTGGCAGGACGGGCTGTGGCTGGCCCTGCCGACGGTCCCGGTGCTCGGCTACATGGCGTACCTCAAGGCGAACACCGGCGACTGGCTGCGGTGGTACCACGCCCAGTCGGACGAGTGGTACCGCGGCTTCACCCCGCCCTGGACCGCGTTCCTCAACACCTGGAACGCCGCGACCGGGCACACCGCGTTCGGCGACGTGAGCGACGCGCTGCGGGCCAACTTCGAGTGGATGTTCCGGGCCGAGCTGGTGGCGATGCTGCTCGGCCTGGTGGTCACGGTCGTCCTGCTGACGCTGCGCCGGTGGGGCGAGGCCACCTGGGTGGGCGTGCAGGTGGCCGCGTTCGCGACGTCGTACTGGTTCTTCTCCGTCCCCCGCGCGACGCTGCTGTGGTTCCCGCTGTGGATCGGACTGGGTGCGCTGGCGGTACGCCGGCCGTGGGTGTGGCGGGCGTACGTGATTCTCGCGGTGCCGTTGTTCGGGATCTGGGCGGCCGCGTACCTCACCGGCCGCTGGTCGGGCTGACCCACCGGCCGGGGCAGCCCAGGCCGACCCCGACCGGTCAGGCCGACCCCGCGTCCCAGGTGAGCCGGAACCACCGCCGCCGGCCGATCCGGAGCAGGGCGCCCTCCACGGCGCCGGCGGGCAGCACCTCGTCGGCTTCGGCCAGCACCCGGTCGTCCAGGCGTACGCCGCCCTGGTCGACCAGCCGCCGGGCGGCGCTGCGGCTCAGGTCCGGCTGGGCCAGGCAGACCAGGTCCCAGACGGTGAGCCCGCCGGTCTCGGCGGGGGTGACGGTCAGCACCGGCACGTCGGTGGGTTCGCGCCGGGCGGAGAACGTCGACCGGAACCACTCCCGCTCGGCGGCGGCCCGCTCGGGCCCGTGGTAGCGCGTGACGACCGCCTCGGCGAGGCCGAGCTTGGCGTCCCGGACCTCCCGGCCGCCGTGCTCCACCGCCTGCCGTGCCTGCTCGACCACCGCTTCGGGCACGGTCGTGTAGACCTCGAGGTAACCCGGGACGAGCGCGTCCGGGATGCTCATCAGCTTCCCGAACTTCTCCCGCGGCGGGTCGGTCAGCGCGACGTAGTTGCCGAGGCTCTTGGACTGCTTGGCCCGGCCGTCGATGCCCGGTGTGATGCGGGTGGTGATCACCACCTGCGGCGTGCCGCCGAGCCGCTGCTGGTAGTGCCGGCCGAGCATCTCGTTGAAGAGCTGGTCGCTGCCCACGATGGTGAGGTCGGAGCGCATCGCCCACGAGTCGTAGCCCTGCAGGACGGGGTAGACGAGTTCGTGCATCGCGATGTCGCGGCCCTCGGCGACGCGGCGGCGGAACATGTCCCGCGCCATCAGCTGGCCGTGGGTGACGTGGGACAGCAGGGTCAGCCAGTCCCGGGTGGTGAGGGTGTCGTACCACTCGGAGTTGCGGCGTACCTCGAACACCTCCGGCTCGGTCCGCAGCACCATGCCGGCCTGCTCCAGGAACGCCGCGGCGTTCGCCTCGATCGCGGCCCGGGGCAGTACCGGCCGGGTCTCCGTGCGGCCGGTCGGGTCACCGACCTGGGTGGTCACGTCGCCCAGCAGGAACACCACGGTGTGGCCGGCATCCTGCAGGCGGCGCATCATCCACAGGTTGACCGCGTGGCCCAGATGGAGGAACGGAGCGGTGCAGTCGACGCCGTACTTGATCCGCAACGGGCGGCCGGAGTCGAGCAGGGCCGCCAGCTCGGGACGGCTCACCACCTCGTCGGTGGTGCGGGCGAGGTCGGCGAGCAGGGCGGAGTAGTCGGCGGCAGCAGGGTTGGCCGCAGCTGGGTTGACGGCAGCCGGGTTGGCGGCAGCAGGGTTGGCGGCAGAGCCGCCCGGGGTGACAGACACGGGTCGGGATCCTTCGAGGTCAGCAGCGGAGGGCGCACCCAGACGAGGGCGGCCCGGGGACGGCGCGTCAGCGCCGATATCGCTGCTGGGTCCCGATCACGTGGTGAGCCTAGCCGATCAGCCGAGAACGACCCGGTCGAACTTCGTGATCGCCATCCCGACGTTGACGGGGAGTTCGGTGCCGACCTCGGGTGGGCGGACCGAGGTCGGCAGGAACAGCACGCTCACCTGCATGTGCGGCGGCTCGGCGAACCACCGCCGCTTCCCGGCCACGGTGTACGGCGACAGCGCCCGGCCGGTCGCCTCCAGTCCGCTGGCGGCCAGCACCCGGGCGCGGGTGCGCAGGTCGGCGACGTGACTCGGCGCCTCCAGCGCGATGCCGTGCGCGGTGCCGCCGCTGGCGACGACGAGGTGCCCGGCGCCGGGCACGCGGCGTTGGCGATATCCGAACCGGTCGCTCTTGCCGACCGGGTGCACGTCCAGCACATGCGCGCGCGCCGTGTAGGCCTCGCGGTCGGCCAGCCACAGCCGGGTGCCGATCCGCGACCGGATCTCCAGGCCGGGGTGGGCGGCGGCCAGCGTGCCGAGCTCCTCCGCCGTCACGTGGGAGACGAACAGCCGGTCGTACGCCACGCCGGTGTCGTTCAGTCGTTCGACCCAGCCGGTGACCTCCGGCCCGTGCCGCCCGGCCGAGGGCAGCGGCAGGTGGAGCGCGAATCCCTCGCAGCGCACGCCCTCCAGCAGCTTCACCACGTCGGCCAGCTCGTCGGCGGGTACGCCGTGCCGGCGCATCGAGGTG
This Actinopolymorpha cephalotaxi DNA region includes the following protein-coding sequences:
- the tyrS gene encoding tyrosine--tRNA ligase — protein: MSVTPGGSAANPAAANPAAVNPAAANPAAADYSALLADLARTTDEVVSRPELAALLDSGRPLRIKYGVDCTAPFLHLGHAVNLWMMRRLQDAGHTVVFLLGDVTTQVGDPTGRTETRPVLPRAAIEANAAAFLEQAGMVLRTEPEVFEVRRNSEWYDTLTTRDWLTLLSHVTHGQLMARDMFRRRVAEGRDIAMHELVYPVLQGYDSWAMRSDLTIVGSDQLFNEMLGRHYQQRLGGTPQVVITTRITPGIDGRAKQSKSLGNYVALTDPPREKFGKLMSIPDALVPGYLEVYTTVPEAVVEQARQAVEHGGREVRDAKLGLAEAVVTRYHGPERAAAEREWFRSTFSARREPTDVPVLTVTPAETGGLTVWDLVCLAQPDLSRSAARRLVDQGGVRLDDRVLAEADEVLPAGAVEGALLRIGRRRWFRLTWDAGSA
- a CDS encoding alanine racemase, coding for MSLTLHVDSARWRGHLDSVAEAYPRLVPVVKGTGYGFGHALLAAEAGRLGVETLAVGTYEELAAVRDKFTGDLLVLTPIRPFDQVPDDPRVISTVSRVADLRSLAEGPGRPRVVVELLTSMRRHGVPADELADVVKLLEGVRCEGFALHLPLPSAGRHGPEVTGWVERLNDTGVAYDRLFVSHVTAEELGTLAAAHPGLEIRSRIGTRLWLADREAYTARAHVLDVHPVGKSDRFGYRQRRVPGAGHLVVASGGTAHGIALEAPSHVADLRTRARVLAASGLEATGRALSPYTVAGKRRWFAEPPHMQVSVLFLPTSVRPPEVGTELPVNVGMAITKFDRVVLG
- a CDS encoding mannosyltransferase family protein; the protein is MPPEPVTDTGWYGASDVDAAAPPWETPGWDSPEWTMPERSTPEQALDVTGPGDRSAGERTTGDRATGDWATGDSGRDEGFDDHRGEGERRRADRPRPWWSDELDDPGSDAYGEPPAPLTPMGGTPAPERGQDERGAGRPARPSEPGQPDRSRPERSEPATARSAPQEPAPATPASTDPASTDSGSPDPGSATSPAPAAAEREPRSSSRLRWLPERLRPTPGDLQVLAWWALTRVAILLIAVTGPWLFHGTGKIPSFWDSWKQWDFWHFDRIATFGYFTPGWSTPIEAFFPGFPMALRLGILVGIPTVVGGLLVSFVAGGVAAVALARLADREWGPGAGRYAAAMWMLAPPAIFLAAPYTEALFLALAIPAWLSARRGTWWLAAVLAAGACTVRVSGIFLVVALAVEFLTSGRRQRWQDGLWLALPTVPVLGYMAYLKANTGDWLRWYHAQSDEWYRGFTPPWTAFLNTWNAATGHTAFGDVSDALRANFEWMFRAELVAMLLGLVVTVVLLTLRRWGEATWVGVQVAAFATSYWFFSVPRATLLWFPLWIGLGALAVRRPWVWRAYVILAVPLFGIWAAAYLTGRWSG